A stretch of Besnoitia besnoiti strain Bb-Ger1 chromosome III, whole genome shotgun sequence DNA encodes these proteins:
- a CDS encoding 3'5'-cyclic nucleotide phosphodiesterase domain-containing protein (encoded by transcript BESB_045860), translated as MGRLRTAFTRVGGRMKTGVETQGLQDDRSVGAGSGAPYANRGSQRDSLAAAGLEPEADGPGGLTVRPPNEFGGRSAFISLATGVVMGEENCPRRRIVAADATRAEEEIPRVYPSRAMRGLESGLSLLAVSPSQAGEKRANLSTKFSTLENPVARRDTAGEPVGRLASRPPGAQNGDAALRVRSFSLDEEPDRTLSIKIRGVDEAELLGDAPAAPGPAAPAPPSPDAGRAASLDAPGARKGCPAGGEGRDEACTDEGASPGFHRGVGKLEALYIKLCKHPVYKFFSEEDRRYFDMAVTGIPCYFSSKNLERAYTFYSCPAPSNYLILFHIGWMLTMLLIYIVCVATRSQAASSRRMALPFVVAWVISSFSVFVVFLWKQTGGAAAERFNRREKALIKADEVGAVPMYEAFHWRPCFTEDFGAASIALTLIIPMILSSTVAACIGANPSIILDYPDAQARLVPVLLDTQYGLAGFLASQASLATIVLFTAVAITSSGIRLRKILYVAAAIMVCIMVFLICLVCAYEDRALIVPPIFVTYFVIPACLYCTMRLERLRRFLFFQRERARFGQDVGAEATGASGSATLVEELILLINEAGLKIRCARKKMKYKKCTDLVESEGMLIRCLMILTAGDDLFALRLDREGNEDEELRENLMDFIGARCVGDVPASRGLVSTGQLTLSVSAVSEDDDDLLGELAGKPSDAQEMTSFYAECPEDLWGIVDLRDSTETPPAGEGRDTASKKKSHSREANILFSHFPKFPTARLHVMLSSKVSIDWNLSMIEVDQQCKGWCLYCVGSDLLFCKVQGFECDRRTIQNFMQVAQMCYQPTIYHNHLHGAQVAHNTVWLARKLDLAYSLTAPDLVALIVAALCHDIGHQGRNNAYYVGARSPLSIIYNDQAVLENFHACLTFKILGRQECNLFGNLPPEEYQAVRNRMIDLILATDMKMHFETISKFRLRRNSPEFCRRNEEDVWMMLRMCIKGGDVSHGVLPWESHVSWSYRAASEFYEQGDLELRQGRTITPMFDRKKHADFPKGQEGFLKFIVIPLYEEIAAVDASNELQGRVLQNAFANTERWRQLQTSPEEFEEIDAKQQAVLSVLKDRLEWRLQKNFAPTQSILRAASHLSRPGSSGNGLHFLPVGADGAGGDGKHSHHQRGSNAAPGAGTAAPAASSDVPAAGKAAGEGDDGDASPVAQHKRDGSVFSVAVSAVKGTVHAVANKAVDVVTPGSGSAQKRAEKELAAAAPTPRAEDVPVMVPAPAEGRFAAAAPQETAPAGQETNPEQGPSGVSHDSGSKTLDFESRVS; from the exons ATGGGGCGCCTGAGAACCGCGTTCACGCGGGTGGGAGGACGGATGAAGACAGGCGTCGAGACGCAGGGCTTGCAGGACGATCGGAGCGTGGGCGCGGGCTCGGGCGCGCCCTACGCGAATAGGGGGAGTCAGCGggactcgctcgccgccgcgggcctcgagcCCGAGGCGGACGGGCCTGGGGGGCTGACGGTCCGACCGCCGAACGAGTTCGGGGGGCGCTCGGCCTTCATCTCTCTCGCCACAGGGGTCGTGATGGGCGAGGAGAACTGTCCCAGGCGTCGGAtcgtcgcggcggacgcgacgcgggcggaaGAGGAGATCCCACGGGTCTACCCCTCGCGCGCgatgcgcggcctcgagtcGGGCCTTTCGCTGCTGGCTgtctcgccctcgcaggccggcgagaagcgcgccaACTTGAGCACCAAGTTCTCCACTCTGGAGAaccccgtcgcgcgccgcgacacaGCCGGCGAGCCCGTGGGACGCCTGGCCTCCAGGCCGCCGGGCGCGCAgaacggagacgcggcgctccgcgtgcGGTCTTTTTCGCTCGACGAGGAGCCCGACCGCACGCTGTCCATAAAGATCCGCGGAGTCGACGAGGCCGAActgctcggcgacgcgcccgcggctccaggccccgctgcgcctgccccCCCCAGCCCCGACGCAGGCCGTGCCGCCAGTCTGGACGCGCCCGGCGCCAGAAAAGGCTGCccagcgggcggcgagggaagGGACGAAGCCTGCACCGACgagggcgcctcgccgggcTTCCACCGCGGCGTCGGCAAACTCGAGGCGCTCTACATCAAGCTCTGCAAACACCCTGTTTACAAGTTCTTCTCGGAAG AGGACCGCCGCTACTTCGACATGGCGGTGACTGGGATTCCGTGCTACTTCTCGTCGAAGAACCTGGAGCGCGCATACACTTTCTACAGTTGTCCAGCGCCCTCGAACTACCTGATCCTCTTCCACATCGGCTGGATGCTGACCATGCTGCTGATCTACATCGTGTGTGTGGCGACGCGCTCCCAAGCGGCGAGTAGCCGGCGCATGGCTCTCCCCTTTGTCGTCGCCTGGGTCATTTCGTCCTTCAGCGTCTTCGTGGTGTTTCTCTGGAAGCAgaccggaggcgcggcggcggaacgCTTCAACCGCAGGGAAAAGGCTCTCATCAAAGCCGACGAAGTGGGCGCCGTCCCCATGTACGAAGCCTTCCACTGGCGCCCCTGCTTCACCGAGGATTTTGGTGCCGCCTCCATCGCCCTG ACCCTGATCATACCGATGATTCTCTCGTCGACTGTGGCAGCCTGCATCGGCGCGAATCCCTCCATCATTCTCGACTATCCAGACGCACAAGCGCGCCTCGTGCCTGTGCTGCTGGACACGCAGTATGGTCTCGCAGGTTTCCTCGCGTCTCAGGCTTCGCTAGCGACCATCGTTCTCTTCACCGCCGTCGCAATCACGTCGTCGGGAATCAG ACTCCGGAAGATTTTGTACGTAGCCGCGGCCATCATGGTGTGCATCATGGTCTTCCTCATCTGCCTCGTCTGTGCGTATGAAGACCGCGCGCT AATCGTTCCACCTATCTTTGTCACGTACTTCGTGATTCCCGCGTGCCTCTACTGTACCATGAGGctggagcgcctccgccgtttcctcttcttccagcgCGAG CGCGCGAGGTTCGGGCAAGAcgtcggcgcagaggccacgGGCGCATCGGGCTCGGCGACGCTCGTTGAGGAGCTGATTCTGTTGATCAACGAG GCAGGTTTAAAAATTCGTTGCGCTCGCAAGAAAATGAAATACAAAAAGTGCACGGACCTGGTGGAGTCTGAAGGGATGCTCATCAG GTGTCTGATGATTCTGACGGCTGGCGACGATTTGTTTGCGCTCCGCCTGGATCGA GAGGGGAACGAGGATgaagagctgcgcgagaaCCTAATGGATTTCatcggcgcccgctgcgtgGGCGACGTTCCTGCCTCGCGGGGCCTCGTCAGCACTGGCCAGCTAAcgctctccgtctccgcagtctccgAAGACGATGACGACCTCTTGGGCGAACTTGCCGGCAAGCCGTCAG acgcacagGAAATGACGAGTTTCTACGCCGAGTGTCCTGAAGACTTGTGGGGGATTGTCGACCTGCGCGACTCGACCGAAACGCCTCCAGCGGGCGAGGGCCGCGACACGGCCTCCAAGAAAAAGTCCCATTCTAGAGAAGCTAACATCCTTTTCTCGCACTTCCCCAAGTTtccgacggcgcgcctg caCGTCATGCTTTCGAGTAAAGTCAGCATCGACTGGAATCTCAGCATGATTGAG GTTGATCAACAATGCAAGGGCTGGTGTCTCTACTGCGTTGGGAGTGACCTGCTGTTCTGCAAGGTTCAAGGATTTGAGTGTGACAGACGCACAATTCAAAACTTTAT GCAAGTCGCGCAGATGTGCTACCAACCGACGATTTACCACAATCACCTTCACGGCGCCCAGGTCGCGCACAACACTGTCTGGCTGGCGAGAAAGCTCGACCTCGCGTACAG ccTCACAGCCCCCGACCTAGTCGCGCTgatcgtcgcggcgctgtgtCACGACATCGGTCACCAGGGCAGAAACAACGCCTACTACGTTGGAGCCCGGTCTCCCTTG AGTATCATCTACAACGACCAAGCTGTTCTAGAGAACTTCCACGCGTGTTTGACGTTCAAGATTCTTGGAAg GCAGGAGTGCAATCTGTTTGGGAATCTGCCGCCCGAG GAGTATCAAGCTGTCCGCAATCGGATGATTGACTTGATTCTCGCGACCGACATGAAGATGCACTTTGAGACAATTTCCAAGTTCCGCCTTCGACGCAACTCGCCGGAGTTCTGCAGGAGAAACGAAGAGGATGTCTG GATGATGCTGAGGATGTGCATCAAGGGTGGCGACGTGAGTCACGGAGTGCTTCCGTGGGAGAGTCACGTGAGTTGGTCGTACCGAGCGGCCTCAGAGTTCTACGAGCAGGGCGACCTCGAGCTCCGTCAAG GCCGGACCATTACGCCGATGTTCGATCGGAAGAAGCATGCAGATTTTCCCAAGGGTCAAGAGGGCTTCTTGAAGTTCATTGTGATTCCGCTTTACGAAGAGATCGCAGCAGTTGACGCGTCTAATGAGCTGCA AGGCCGGGTTCTACAGAATGCATTTGCGAACACGGAGCGGTGGCGCCAGCTGCAGACTTCGCCGGAGGAGTTTGAGGAGATCGATgcgaagcagcaggcggtgCTGTCGGTCCTGAAAGACCGGCTGGAGTGGAGACTGCAGAAGAATTTTGCACCGACACAGAGCATcttgcgcgcggcctcgcactTGAGCAGACCGGGCTCGAGCGGAAACGGTCTCCACTTCTTGCCAGTCGGGGCGGACGgagctggcggcgacggcaaaCACAGTCACCACCAGCGCGGATCGAACGCGGCCCCCGGGGCAGGGacagctgcgccggcggcgagcagcgacgTGCCGGCAGCCGGAAAggcagcgggcgagggcgacgacggcgacgcctcgcccgtCGCTCAACACAAacgcgacggcagcgtcTTCAGCGTCGCGGTCTCTGCGGTGAAAGGCACTGTGCATGCAGTCGCGAACAAGGCGGTAGACGTGGTCACGCCGGGCTCCGGGAgcgcgcagaaacgcgcTGAAAAggagctggcggcggcggcgcctaccccccgcgcggaagacgtgCCTGTGATGGtgcccgcgccggcagaaggcaggttcgcggcggcagcgccgcaagAGACGGCGCCAGCCGGTCAAGAGACGAACCCCGAGCAAGGACCAAGTGGCGTGTCGCACGACAGTGGCTCCAAAACGCTGGACTTCGAGTCCAGAGTATCGTAA
- a CDS encoding hypothetical protein (encoded by transcript BESB_045870), producing the protein MARRMPESASAGASEAPASNGRMRCIQGYWVTVSPVPPPSVQATKADIEREVAPCCDCVYDKPSRQLHLGFQSEDLANGATLLNSYALGFAPQLTIRLATDPAILRRKVLTDFTDDWPVRWEHKTLLFKTPNILLEFLEGFWETLSRWLFGARSRRSARAPSQQNAEPGSPSSTEKTK; encoded by the exons ATGGCGCGTCGGATGCCGGAGTCTGCCTCAGCAGGAG CGAGCGAAGCGCCCGCGTCTAATGGCCGCATGCGATGCATTCAGGGCTACTGGGTGACGGTGTCTCCCGTCCCGCCTCCGAGCGTGCAGGCGACCAAAGCGGACATCGAGAGAGAAGTCGCCCCCTGCTGCGATTGCG TTTACGACAAGCCTAGCCGTCAGCTGCATTTGGG CTTCCAGTCCGAGGATCTTGCGAATGGCGC GACCCTGCTCAACTCGTACGCGCTGGGATTCGCGCCTCAGCTTACTATCCGCTTGGCCACCGACCCT GCCATTCTCCGGCGGAAAGTGCTCACAGACTTCACGGACGACTGGCCGGTGCGCTGGGAGCACAAGACGCTTCTCTTCAAG ACGCCGAATATTCTTTTGGAGTTCCTGGAGGGCTTCTGGGAGACGCTCTCGCGTTGGCTGTTTGGCGCGCGGAGCaggcggtcggcgcgcgcgccctcgcagcagAATGCAGAGCCAGGCTCTCCGTCCAgcacagaaaaaacaaagTAG
- a CDS encoding DUF51 family protein (encoded by transcript BESB_045880) produces MDVSASCPSGSLSPSPACSSPGGSASQGSPGALSTASSVGSKVEGAGRTAAVDPVDRARMPREKDARGGLAALRSRSESRSSSRRNGCEPKSADGDSEAGARDDADAAEPERGNDSKQASGAPGTCAAAWRFFRLRADVFISSVADGAGGLHADEAMCAWAFDILIAHLEGREPRPEPPASVQSLSARGVSCPAFVTWMKRRKGSCFSRREADLRGCIGSLSPIPILDVGDYVLTSALRDRRFKPISLKEVPQLKCHVSLLHSYETAATALDWDVGVHGTTISFCGERGEKYSATYLPEIAKEMGMTQREAIASLVKKAGYPGALTDDLLERISLTRYQSSQARLDYDTYMEKYNSNSRRRSARDEAAH; encoded by the exons ATGGatgtctccgcgtcctgtCCATCGGGCTCGCTGTCCCCCTCGCCGGCGTGCTCGTCGCCaggcggctccgcgtcgcaAGGCAGTCCAGGCGCACTCAGCACGGCCAGCAGCGTGGGAAGCAAAGTGGAGGGGGCAGGGCGGACTGCGGCGGTGGATCCTGTAGACCGCGCGCGAAtgccgcgagagaaagacgcgcggggcggcctcgcggcgctgcggagtcgcagcgagagccgcagcagctctcgGCGAAACGGCTGCGAGCCCAAaagcgcagacggcgactcagaggcgggagcgcgagacgacgcggatGCGGCGGAGCCTGAGCGAGGGAATGACAGCAAACAAGCCAGTGGGGCGCCTG GCAcatgcgcggctgcgtggcgATTCTTCCGGCTCCGTGCGGACGTTTTCATTTCCTCTGTGGCAGACGGCGCGGGAGGACTGCATGCGGACGAAGCCATGTGCGCCTGGGCCTTCGACATCCTTATTGCACACCTCGAG ggccgcgagccgcggccagagccgcctgcgtcggtTCAGAGTCTGAGCGCGAGGGGCGTTTCCTGTCCCGCCTTCGTCACGTGGATGAAGCGCCGAAAAGGctcctgcttctctcgcaggGAAGCGGACTTGCGCGGCTGCAtcggctcgctctcgccgatCCCGATTCTGGACGTCG GCGACTACGTGCTGACGAGCGCGCTGCGAGACCGGCGGTTCAAGCCGATCTCGCTGAAGGAGGTTCCGCAGCTCAAGTGCcatgtctctcttcttcattCCTACGAG ACGGCAGCCACCGCGCTCGACTGGGATGTCGGCGTCCACGGCACGACGATCTCgttctgcggcgagcgcggagaaaa ATACTCGGCGACGTACCTGCCAGAAATCGCAAAGGAGATGGGAAtgacgcagcgcgaggcgatcgCGTCTCTA GTGAAGAAGGCGGGCTATCCGGGCGCTTTGACTGACGACCTGCTAGAGCGAATCTCGCTGACACGGTACCAGTCGAGTCAAGCGCGCCTCGACTACGACACATACATGGAGAAATACAACTCCaacagccgccggcgcagcgcgcgagacgaggctgcgcactga
- a CDS encoding glucose inhibited division protein A subfamily protein (encoded by transcript BESB_045890) translates to MARLLPCSCVLFVLNRVSAGGRDQLTRASGNATVPMPCAVHTEQENKLRNSLKPEASSQAGSLHLVFVLCLFCLLFFAHAAARPLLAAAASSSAPSGLPTPRGLPTRQLPRRDGALFACLSLPSRSRWRLSSCALEYVVPWNLGSLERRGKAEQARASFVRLPSAGGGADLLAQFRAEDNEAQSAWLAPYARPAETGARGDTNRRGDFEERGRVRQRASRAWFDVRDAGGSPRVWQRVPPSFISPVSSVFPPTVPAPSASFLPSSSVQRPHQNARARASPASGSGDTSVSRAASPHSRFSSLAPSTSWPSFASACACSPHPSALGLEAPRRSTALGSSSAVNASRRDGVASPVYDVVVVGGGHAGLEAALAAARLGASVLLLTQSVRALGELSCNPSIGGVGKGNLVREIDALGGAMGRWADLAAIHWRLLNASRGPATWGVRAQIDRSIYKRVVQTELRARLKRGELALLEGLATRLLVEGDGDADAARASRPWSPPPGDRAAPGADGDGGAEGGCERRKRRRVVGLRVKLRPQSRDLAQILATEAEEDESSEAKHADARDSQTQEVDILARAVVVTAGTFLGGKCSTGPSLALDAGRLWSPSCPASSRAASGGQPAPLREVAASELSESLRRFLPMARFKTGTPARLLRRSIDFERLQIQFSDPAPSPFSFLHSPSQLRRLRPLQVACYLTYTNAATHAIVRDRLHELPKHLSGEDGRGLGPRYCPSIATKVLRFPDRGRHAVWLEPEGLRSPLIYPNGLSGAFAPATQLALLRSIQGLEAVEMHAPAYEVEYDFVLPSALSVSLQTEAVSGLFLAGQVIGTTGYEEAAAMGLLAGWNAALLARRDATNARPSASRDAAKRPAEASWAREAAPAERDGGAEDESQKATKLREADRKTAEEARREATRDAAETPPARRDEKTAPRRPADSRPGAHAQTAAQGRQRGQAEGEVAAQPPLFASRSEHASEAADSGLSAGAPCASLPPAISLNREKFLIGVCAHDLTQTGVEEPYRMFASRSECRLTARPDNADFRCIETALRGGIVRDARRVELTRARHAKVQSLLALLRGYRLPAPQWRAGVRRLLALGCDLFSPDCFDASPASFSVAHSASPASSPVSAPSSLSEDSPRNAAASACADASALDGSSVAFSGFASAASPGSAAPCRISSLTPWRFVEDALAHLLSRLGLSDRCWTAADLVSALPFSFFPPSTNPASLSLAPGARAPATPDLSLSPLSAGASASASPAPSFGPAAGEEAPTGGDRGEAEPAAEAETAGVRGAEAANSAGARTAGEERGEGDCGDGAPSHGLEETQAKRFVPLLQIPLQLVLLLCLLRECSRQPPESSSPPWLAGGDSAEPPACTDEAQLESARMRKRESMPPSASSRENAEKGMDETDITRKLERLLLNWEDELETIAVTVTAECTYSAYLQEQEKEAEIAAGRADARIPPDIQYTRSNFPSFSTEELEQLEAHRPQSLREAARVPGVNPASLLYLYRFLSLSRRKQRAR, encoded by the exons TGTATCTGCCGGCGGACGAGACCAGCTGACCCGTGCGAGCGGAAATGCAACTGTTCCTATGCCCTGCGCGGTGCATACAGAACAGGAAAACAAGTTGAGGAACTCGCTAAAACCTGAAGCCTCTTCACAGGCGGGGTCTCTGCATCTGGTTTTCGTGCTCTGCCTGTTTTGCCTCCTCTTTTTTGcacacgcagcagcgaggccgcttctcgccgcggccgcctcctcttcagctCCGTCGGGTTTACCTACACCTCGCGGACTTCCGACGCGCCagctgcctcggcgcgacggcgcgcttTTCGCGTGTCTTTCGCTTCCCTCGCGGTCTCGTTGGCGTCTCTCGTCCTGCGCTCTCGAGTACGTCGTTCCCTGGAACCTGGGAAGCttggagcggcgcggcaagGCTGAACAGGCTCGCGCGAGCTTCGTGCGGTTGCcaagcgccggcggaggagccgacCTGCTCGCGCAGTTCCGCGCAGAAGATAATGAAGCACAGAGTGCGTGGCTGGCGCCATATGCACGGCCAGCTGAAactggcgcgcgaggagacaccaaTAGACGCGGCGACTTCGAGGAGCGAGGGCGTGTTAGGCAGCGAGCGTCCCGCGCCTGGTTCGAtgtgcgcgacgccggcggctcgccgagaGTGTGGCAGCGCGTGCCTCCATCCTTCATTTCGCCCGTCTCGTCTGTGTTTCCTCCCACGGTTCCCGCTCCGTCCGCCTCTTTTCTTCCCTCCTCGTCCGTGCAACGTCCTCACcagaacgcgcgcgcgcgagcttcgcctgcgtccggTTCAGGAGACACTTCTGTTAGtcgtgcggcgtcgccgcactCTCGATTCTCCTCCTTGGCGCCTTCAACGTCTTGGCCTTCTTTCGCGTCCGCGTGTGCCTGTTCGCCGCACCCTTCCGCTCTTGGCCTGGAggctcctcgccgcagcaCAGCGCTGGGGTCCTCCTCTGCAGTCAACGCTTCGCGACGCGACGGGGTCGCGTCGCCGGTCTACGACGTCGTGGTGGTTGGCGGCGGGCACGCggggctggaggcggcgttggctgcggcgcgcctcggcgcctccgtgcTGCTGCTCACGCAGAGCGTGCGGGCGCTCGGGGAGTTGTCTTGCAATCCGTCGATTGGCGGAGTTGGAAAGGGCAACCTGGTGCGCGAGATCGACGCACTCGGCGGCGCGATGGGTCGCTGGGCGGATCTCGCGGCGATTCACTGGCGCCTGCTGAACGCGAGTCGTGGTCCCGCCACATGGGGCGTTCGCGCGCAGATCGACCGGTCGATCTACAAGCGCGTCGTGCAAacggagctccgcgcgcgcctgaagCGGGGAGaactcgccctcctcgagggcctcgccactcgcctcctcgtcgagggagacggcgacgcagacgccgcgcgagccagcCGCCCCTGGAGCCCGCCCCCCGGAGACAGGGCCGCACCGGGCGCGGACGGGGATGGGGGAGCAGAGGGCGGCTGCGAGCGGCGGAAACGAAGGCGCGTAGTTGGCCTGCGAGTgaagctgcggccgcagagcaGGGACTTGGCGCAGATCctcgcgacggaggcggaagaggatgagagcagcgaggccaagcacgccgacgcgcgcgactcgcagacgcaggaagTCGACATTCTGGCGCGCGCAGTCGTCGTGACTGCCGGCACGTTTCTGGGGGGGAAGTGCTCCACGGGGCCGTCGCTTGCCCTCGACGCAGGGCGACTGTGGAGCCCGTCGTGccctgcttcttctcgcgcggcttcgggcGGACAGCCGGCGCCTCTGAGGGAGGTGGCGGCCTCGGAGTTGTCGGAGAGTTTGCGGCGGTTCCTGCCCATGGCGCGGTTCAAGACGGGCacgcccgcgcggctgctgcgacgGTCGATCGACTTCGAGCGACTTCAGATCCAGTTTTCAGAtcctgcgccctcgcccttctcttttctccacTCGCCCTCGCAGCTCCGCAGGCTCCGCCCCCTCCAAGTCGCCTGTTACCTGACCTACACGAacgccgcgacgcacgccattgtccgcgaccgcctccaCGAGCTGCCCAAACACCtcagcggagaggacggcAGAGGCTTAGGGCCCCGGTACTGCCCTTCCATCGCCACAAAG gTGCTGCGCTTCCCGGatcgcggccgccacgcagTCTGGCTCGAACCCGAGGGCCTGCGAAGTCCGCTGATCTACCCCAACGGCCTCTCGggggccttcgcgcccgcgacgcagctcgcgctgctgcggtctATCCAGGGCCTCGAAGCCGTGGAGATGCATGCGCCCGCCTACGAAGTCGAATACGACTTTGTACTGCCTTCCGCGCTGAGCGTGTCGCTCCAGACGGAAGCCGTGAGCGGGCTGTTCCTCGCGGGTCAGGTCATCGGCACCACGGGCTacgaagaggccgccgctATGGGCCTTCTCGCGGGCTGGAatgccgccctcctcgcgcgcagagacgcgacgaACGCGCGACCGAGCGcctcccgcgacgccgcgaaacgccccgcagaggcctcctgggcgcgtgaggcggcgccggctgagcgcgacggaggcgcggaagacgaaagcCAGAAGGCGACAAAGCtccgcgaagcagacagaaagaccgccgaagaggcgcggagggaggcgacgcgcgacgcagcagagacgccgcccgccaggCGGGATGAAAAGACTGCGCCACGGAGGCCAGCCGACAGCCGGCCGGGCGCCCACGCACAGACTGCAGCGCAGGGGCGCCAACGCGggcaggcggagggagaagtcgccgcgcagccgccgctttTCGCGTCGCGATCTGAacacgcgagcgaggccgcggactcTGGCCTATCTGCAGGGGCGCCATGCGCGTCCCTGCCGCCTGCGATCTCGCTGAATCGAGAAAAGTTCCTCATCGGCGTTTGCGCACACGACTTGACGCAGACGGGCGTCGAGGAACCCTACCGCATGTTTGCGAGTCGCTCGGAGTGCCGCTTGACTGCGCGGCCAGACAACGCGGACTTCCGGTGTATAGAAActgcgctccgcggcggaaTCGTGCGCGACGCAAGGCGAGTCGAgctcacgcgcgcgcggcacgcgAAAGTGCAAAGTCTCCTGGCTCTGCTCAG gGGCTACCGTCTGCCCGCGCCTCAATGGCGAGCCGgggtgcggcggctgctcgcgctgGGCTGCGACCTCTTTTCTCCAGACTGCTTTGAcgcgtctccggcgtcgtTTTCCGTGGCGCactctgcgtctcccgcgtcctctccggtgtcggcgccgtcttctttGTCAGAGGACTCCCCGCGCAacgccgctgcttctgcgtgcgcggatGCCTCCGCTCTCGACGGCTCGTCTGTCGCGTTCTCcggcttcgcgtctgcagcctctcCAGGCTCGGCTGCGCCCTGTAGGATCTCCTCGCTGACGCCGTGGCGGTTTGTGGAGGACGCGCTCGCCCACCTGCTGTCGCGTCTGGGCCTCTCAGACAGGTGCTGGACGGCCGCCGACCTCGTATCGGCACTcccgttttctttctttccgcCCTCCACGAAtcctgcctcgctctctctcgccccgggggcgcgtgcgccggctACTCCGGatctgtctctgtcgccgctgtctgctggcgcgtcggcttccgcctcgcctgcgccttctttcgggccggccgcgggcgaggaggcgcctacaggcggagacaggggggaggcggagccggcggcggaggcggagacggctggcgtgcgtggcgccgaggccgcaaACTCGGCAGGCGCCCGTACAGCGGGGGAAGAGCGTGGGGAGGgagactgcggcgacggTGCCCCCTCGCATGGCCTTGAAGAGACCCAGGCGAAGCGATTCGTGCCTCTTTTGCAGATTCCGCTTCAGctcgttcttctcctctgtctgtTACGCGAGTGCTCCAGGCAGCCTCCGGAgtcgtcctctccgccttggctcgcgggcggcgactcTGCGGAGCCCCCGGCGTGTacagacgaggcgcagctcgagagcgcgcggatgagaaaacgagaaagcatgccgccttccgcgtcgagCCGAGAGAACGCCGAAAAAGGGATGGATGAGACGGATATAACTCGCAagctcgagcgcctcctgctgAACTGGGAAGATGAACTCGAAACGATTGCAGTCACGGTGACAGCcgagtgtacgtacagcgcGTATCTCCAGGAGCaagagaaggaggcagaAATCGCCGcgggacgcgcagacgcgaggatTCCGCCCGACATTCAGTACACACG ATCGAATTTCCCCTCTTTCTCGAcggaggagctcgagcaGCTGGAAGCGCACCGCCCGCAGAGtctccgcgaggccgcgcgcgttcCAGGCGTCAAccctgcgtctctgctttACCTCTATCGTTTCCTTTCGCTTTCGCGTCgcaagcagcgcgcgaggtAG